A window of Oncorhynchus tshawytscha isolate Ot180627B linkage group LG10, Otsh_v2.0, whole genome shotgun sequence contains these coding sequences:
- the LOC112261047 gene encoding U2 small nuclear ribonucleoprotein A' isoform X2, whose product MCSERTASQPVKLPENHTSRCQRSPALLGELEKLSTLILDCNSYSSHVKFPYMPSVTTVWINKNKVGNLPIFVEEIRSKFPNIKILSMMNNESAPSYFNGGSLDQYIDYRQYVISQIPSLKILDDTEVLEKERAQAKKTYRMQRTREGSKKRKELQH is encoded by the exons ATGTGCAGTGAGCGGACTGCATCTCAGCCGGTAAAGCTGCCTGAAAACCACACATCGCG CTGCCAACGGAGCCCAGCTCTCTTGGGTGAACTGGAGAAGCTCAGCACTCTGATCCTGGACTGCAACAGCTACTCGTCCCACGTCAAGTTCCCCTACATGCCTAGTGTCACCACCGTGTGGATCAACAAGAACAAGGTCGGCAACCTGCCCATCTTCGTTGAGGAGATCCGAAGCAAGTTCCCCAACATCAA GATTCTCAGCATGATGAACAACGAATCAGCACCCAGCTACTTCAATGGAGGGAGTCTAGACCAGTACATAGACTACAG GCAGTATGTGATCAGTCAGATCCCAAGCCTGAAGATCCTGGATGACACTGAGgttttggagaaagagagagcgcagGCTAAGAAGACCTATAGGATGCAGAGGACCAGGGAAGGCAGCAAAAAGAGGAAGGAACTTCAACATTAA
- the LOC112261047 gene encoding U2 small nuclear ribonucleoprotein A' isoform X1 has translation METGGPGQPGQPGPVLGLRSLSFAYQGLLEIPYEVILAQRDTLEVLDLSYNLLEDPALLGELEKLSTLILDCNSYSSHVKFPYMPSVTTVWINKNKVGNLPIFVEEIRSKFPNIKILSMMNNESAPSYFNGGSLDQYIDYRQYVISQIPSLKILDDTEVLEKERAQAKKTYRMQRTREGSKKRKELQH, from the exons ATGGAGACAGGGGGGCCTGGTCAGCCCGGTCAGCCAGGCCCGGTGCTGGGGCTTCGGAGTCTCTCCTTTGCCTACCAGGGATTGCTAGAGATCCCCTACGAAGTCATACTAGCCCAGCGAGACACCCTGGAAGTGTTGGACCTCAGCTACAACCTGCTGGAGGA CCCAGCTCTCTTGGGTGAACTGGAGAAGCTCAGCACTCTGATCCTGGACTGCAACAGCTACTCGTCCCACGTCAAGTTCCCCTACATGCCTAGTGTCACCACCGTGTGGATCAACAAGAACAAGGTCGGCAACCTGCCCATCTTCGTTGAGGAGATCCGAAGCAAGTTCCCCAACATCAA GATTCTCAGCATGATGAACAACGAATCAGCACCCAGCTACTTCAATGGAGGGAGTCTAGACCAGTACATAGACTACAG GCAGTATGTGATCAGTCAGATCCCAAGCCTGAAGATCCTGGATGACACTGAGgttttggagaaagagagagcgcagGCTAAGAAGACCTATAGGATGCAGAGGACCAGGGAAGGCAGCAAAAAGAGGAAGGAACTTCAACATTAA
- the LOC112259992 gene encoding cytoplasmic aconitate hydratase-like, translated as MGVIPLEYLAGDTADTLGLTGRVCYTVVILEPLTPRVIVDIKLDTGKTFQARMRFDTDVELTYCHNGGTIRTYKERTIGTKPR; from the exons ATGGGGGTCATCCCTCTGGAGTACCTGGCCGGGGACACGGCAGACACCCTGGGCCTGACGGGCCGAGTGTGTTACACCGTGGTCATCCTAGAGCCACTCACACCCAGGGTGATTGTTGACATTAAG CTCGACACGGGCAAAACATTCCAGGCGAGGATGAGGTTCGACACAGACGTGGAGCTGACGTACTGCCACAACGGAGGCACCATCAGGACCTACAAGGAGCGCACCATCGGGACCAAGCCGCGCTGA